A genomic stretch from Bifidobacterium sp. ESL0769 includes:
- a CDS encoding Hsp20/alpha crystallin family protein, giving the protein MAMFPALMHDAFSDMFDDPFFAGWGDSSSRMGNPISSANMMKTDVRETDKAYDVSIDMPGFNKDDIALELHDGYLTVSAKRDENHDEKNDEGKWLRRERYAGTCSRSFYVGDEVKESDIHAAYKDGTLSLEIAKVQPQPKVEAKHQIAIEG; this is encoded by the coding sequence ATGGCTATGTTTCCGGCTTTGATGCATGATGCGTTCTCTGATATGTTCGACGATCCGTTCTTCGCCGGTTGGGGTGATTCGAGCTCCCGCATGGGCAACCCGATCTCTTCGGCCAACATGATGAAGACCGATGTTCGCGAGACCGATAAGGCCTACGACGTCTCCATCGATATGCCCGGCTTCAACAAGGACGATATCGCCCTTGAGCTGCACGACGGTTATCTGACCGTCTCCGCCAAGCGTGACGAGAACCATGACGAGAAGAACGATGAAGGCAAGTGGCTGCGTCGCGAACGTTACGCCGGCACCTGCTCGCGTAGCTTCTACGTCGGCGACGAGGTCAAGGAATCTGACATTCACGCCGCCTACAAGGACGGCACGCTGAGCCTCGAAATTGCCAAGGTTCAGCCGCAGCCGAAG